The Leifsonia sp. ZF2019 DNA segment CGCGGCGCGTACCAGGCGTGGCAGACCCCGCTCGCGCCCGGGTCGCTCGGCCGGGTGACCGCGGCGGCCTCCGGTCTGCTCTGCGACCTCCTCGACGGAGGTGCGCGATGACCGACGGGACGCGCCGCGGGCTGCTCGTCGGACTGGGCGCCGCGGCACTGGGCGGCGCCGGGATCCTGGCCCAGAACGGGGCGGAACCGGCCGCGGCTTCGTCGCCGGGCGGCTCGAACGCCGCGCCGCTCGTCGTGCGCACGGTCGCCGACCTCGCCAGGGAGAAGGCACAGGACGGGCGCCTCGCGGTCGCCTCCGGCTACCGCGCGCCGGGGGATGCCGGGGCCCTCCTCTACGTGGGCGTCCAGCACCCGGGGAGCAGGGCGAACGGCGGCACGCTGGTCGCCGGCCGCAACGGAACCGCCTGGCGGCTGCTGCACGACGGCACCGTCGACTTCCGCGCCTTCGGGGTGCTGGGAACGGACACCCCGGCCGACGACGCGCTTGACGCCCTCCTCGCCGATCCGTCCGTGCACCGCATCGAAGCGCGCACCGATCTGCACTTCGTCCGCCGGCACACCTCGTCGCGGTCGGGCGTCGAACTCGACTTCGGCGGCCACCTCGTCAGCACCGACGGCATCGAGCCGAACAGCCACGACAACCCGTTCGGCGCCGTGCTCTTCTTCACGGGCACGCCCACCGGTGTGACGGTCGAGTACGCGCTCCCGGAGGCCTGGCCCGAGCTGACGGACGCCGTCGCCGTGCCTGATGCCGGCGCGTTCCCGCTCGACTCCTGGTGGGCGCTGCAGTGCGACGAGGTCGCCGGAGGAGGCGGGGACGAACGGGAACTGCAGCGGTTCGTCCGGATCACGCAGCGCATCGACGCCACCCACGTGCGCGTCGACTACCTCAACGGCTGGACGCTGGAGAAAGGGCGGAAGCTCCGCTGGCGGGGTGTCGCGCCGGTCGAGCGGGTGCGCATCCACTCGATGCGGTTCGCCGGGGCGGGCCCCTTCGACGGCCCGACGGACGGCTCGCTGCCCGACCCGCGGGAGCTGACCGGTTCGCATCCCGTCGCGTTCGAGTACGCGGTGCACTGCGACGTGGCCGACATCCACGCCACGCAGACCTGGTGGCCGGTGATCATGCGGCGCTGGAACAGCCACTTCGTCACCGAGCGCTGCTCCCTCGAGAACCCGCCCACCGTGTTCTATGGCGGTGCGGGCTACCTGACCCAGCAGATCTACTGCCTCTATGGCACGGTGCGCGACTGCCGCAGCTCGAACGCGCGCCACCTGAACGACCTGACGGCGAGCGCGTACTGCCTGGTGCAGAACTGCCACGGGGACGGCGACGATCAGGGCGGAAACCCCTTCACCACCCACGGCCAGTACGAGCACGATCTCACCTTCCTCGGCAACTCCGGGCTGATGGACATCGCCAACTCGGGCGCCCAGTGGGGGACGAGCGCGAAGCGGATCACCGTGCGCGATCACGTCTGCTCCTGGTTCGTCGCGAGCACAAAGATCACCGATCTCACCCTGGAGAACGTCCGCGTCGTGCCGCGCAGCACCTTCGACCCGCAGGCCACGCTGACGATCAACGCCGACGG contains these protein-coding regions:
- a CDS encoding peptidase C14 produces the protein MTDGTRRGLLVGLGAAALGGAGILAQNGAEPAAASSPGGSNAAPLVVRTVADLAREKAQDGRLAVASGYRAPGDAGALLYVGVQHPGSRANGGTLVAGRNGTAWRLLHDGTVDFRAFGVLGTDTPADDALDALLADPSVHRIEARTDLHFVRRHTSSRSGVELDFGGHLVSTDGIEPNSHDNPFGAVLFFTGTPTGVTVEYALPEAWPELTDAVAVPDAGAFPLDSWWALQCDEVAGGGGDERELQRFVRITQRIDATHVRVDYLNGWTLEKGRKLRWRGVAPVERVRIHSMRFAGAGPFDGPTDGSLPDPRELTGSHPVAFEYAVHCDVADIHATQTWWPVIMRRWNSHFVTERCSLENPPTVFYGGAGYLTQQIYCLYGTVRDCRSSNARHLNDLTASAYCLVQNCHGDGDDQGGNPFTTHGQYEHDLTFLGNSGLMDIANSGAQWGTSAKRITVRDHVCSWFVASTKITDLTLENVRVVPRSTFDPQATLTINADGAQLRGCTAGLFAVGQRSSRSTRPTVIEDCTLTLPKGQVLVQTPVAATVTFSGCRIDGVDGTVARGAGALRFVDCALSGPAGGDAFQIGSAELTLSGGTADGVALVVTAARDQRVTVEGTRFSTTRTSAPTLARGDGPGTVTWRIDGIASDAPAGTPHLAIERGTNHLRLTGAELTGGALRLPAAGFGSDSTLLYDGATERRVERTLPEPSNRILLGDVLVADRT